One genomic segment of Ancylobacter sp. IITR112 includes these proteins:
- a CDS encoding SDR family NAD(P)-dependent oxidoreductase, which translates to MNPPATHAPPPAYYELRGRLAFVTGGATGIGRAIAVALVRQGVRVAVGDINLAAAQETAQALGDGAIAIEVDVRKRASVEAAFAQVLEGLGGCDLLVANAGVSTMRGALDLTDEEWDFNFDVNTRGVFLTNQIAARHFVAQGKGCIVNTASLAAKVGAPFLAHYSASKFAVLGWTQALARELAGKGIRVNAVCPGFVATGMQSREVEWEASLRGVSPQRVIDDYIAQTPLGRLEVPEDVADVVVFLASEQARFMTGQGINVTGGVYTT; encoded by the coding sequence ATGAATCCGCCCGCCACTCACGCCCCGCCCCCCGCCTATTACGAGCTGAGGGGCCGCCTCGCCTTCGTGACCGGCGGCGCTACCGGCATCGGGCGCGCCATCGCCGTTGCGCTGGTCCGGCAGGGCGTGCGGGTCGCGGTCGGCGACATCAACCTGGCGGCAGCGCAGGAGACGGCGCAAGCGCTTGGCGACGGCGCCATCGCAATCGAGGTGGATGTGCGCAAGCGCGCCTCGGTCGAGGCTGCCTTCGCCCAGGTGCTGGAAGGGCTCGGCGGCTGCGACCTGCTGGTCGCCAATGCGGGCGTCTCCACCATGCGCGGCGCGCTGGACCTGACCGACGAGGAATGGGACTTCAATTTCGACGTCAATACGCGCGGCGTCTTCCTCACCAACCAGATCGCCGCCCGCCATTTCGTGGCGCAGGGCAAGGGCTGCATCGTCAATACCGCCTCGCTCGCCGCCAAGGTCGGCGCGCCGTTCCTCGCGCACTACTCGGCCTCGAAATTCGCCGTGCTCGGCTGGACCCAGGCGCTGGCGCGTGAACTGGCGGGCAAGGGCATCCGCGTCAACGCCGTCTGCCCCGGCTTCGTCGCCACCGGCATGCAGTCGCGCGAGGTAGAGTGGGAGGCCAGCCTGCGCGGGGTGAGCCCGCAGCGCGTGATCGACGACTATATCGCGCAGACCCCGCTCGGCCGGCTGGAAGTGCCGGAAGATGTGGCCGATGTGGTGGTCTTCCTCGCCTCCGAACAGGCCCGCTTCATGACCGGCCAGGGCATCAACGTCACCGGCGGCGTCTACACCACCTGA